A portion of the Streptomyces sp. NBC_01335 genome contains these proteins:
- a CDS encoding PRC-barrel domain containing protein, producing MAIDELAGTDPTEFSVEASDDTLGTVDRRSLVPEFDHLVVDTGLWKFGRSTAIPMGMVARVDAEHRVITLLCTKEQVKGAPRFARDQDTNDPAYLTRLGAYYAEILTP from the coding sequence GTGGCGATCGATGAGCTGGCCGGGACGGATCCGACCGAGTTTTCGGTGGAGGCTTCCGACGACACCCTGGGAACGGTGGACCGGCGTTCTCTCGTACCCGAATTCGACCACCTGGTCGTCGACACGGGTCTGTGGAAATTCGGTCGCAGCACTGCCATTCCCATGGGTATGGTCGCGCGGGTGGATGCCGAGCACCGGGTGATCACTCTGCTCTGCACGAAGGAGCAGGTGAAGGGCGCTCCGCGGTTCGCCCGCGACCAGGACACCAATGACCCGGCCTATTTGACGCGCCTCGGCGCCTATTACGCCGAAATCCTGACGCCGTGA
- a CDS encoding cobalamin B12-binding domain-containing protein: protein MSTHTLTSDHPPAALRDALWDAVLEGDEHTATGLVLDALRDGADAESLLLDVIVPVQGTIGVEWAANRISVAQEHAATAVNDRVVGALSRSRAAHRDRTAGAAGRVTVACVDGEWHALQARILAEVLTLRGLRVDFLGAQVPTAHLIAHLHRTGADAVALSASLATRLPAAHAAITACQATGTPVLAGGAAFGEDGGFARLLGADAWAPDARAAAALLAAGIAPRTPRAHQPIDDLPHLGDQEYTLVVRSKAQLVKAVLVGLDERFPAARAYSEAQRERTAEDVAHIVDFLAAALYTDAAELFTGFLDWTGDILAARHVPALSLVPALEVLGEELRDFPRATRHLRLAAGRLRPNTPHGKHA from the coding sequence ATGAGTACGCACACCCTGACCTCCGACCACCCGCCGGCGGCGCTGAGGGACGCACTGTGGGACGCCGTCCTGGAGGGGGACGAGCACACGGCCACCGGCCTCGTGCTGGACGCCCTCCGCGACGGGGCGGACGCCGAGAGCCTGCTGCTGGACGTCATCGTGCCGGTACAGGGCACGATCGGCGTCGAGTGGGCCGCCAACCGCATCAGCGTCGCCCAGGAACACGCGGCCACCGCGGTCAACGACCGGGTCGTCGGCGCCCTCTCCCGGAGCCGCGCGGCGCACCGGGACCGTACCGCCGGGGCGGCCGGGCGGGTGACCGTCGCCTGCGTCGACGGCGAGTGGCACGCCCTGCAGGCCCGTATCCTCGCCGAGGTGCTGACCCTGCGCGGCCTGCGGGTCGACTTCCTCGGCGCCCAGGTCCCGACCGCGCACCTGATCGCCCATCTGCACCGCACCGGCGCGGACGCGGTGGCCCTGTCCGCCTCCCTCGCCACCCGGCTGCCCGCCGCCCACGCCGCGATCACCGCCTGCCAGGCGACCGGCACCCCGGTCCTCGCCGGAGGCGCCGCGTTCGGCGAGGACGGCGGGTTCGCCCGCCTCCTCGGGGCGGACGCCTGGGCCCCGGACGCCCGCGCCGCCGCCGCTCTCCTGGCGGCGGGCATCGCGCCCCGTACGCCCCGCGCCCACCAGCCCATCGACGATCTGCCCCACCTCGGCGACCAGGAGTACACCCTGGTGGTGCGCAGCAAGGCGCAGCTGGTGAAGGCGGTCCTCGTCGGGCTCGACGAGCGCTTCCCCGCGGCACGCGCCTACTCCGAGGCGCAGCGCGAGCGGACGGCCGAGGACGTGGCGCACATCGTCGACTTCCTCGCCGCCGCCCTCTACACCGACGCCGCCGAGCTCTTCACCGGATTCCTCGACTGGACCGGGGACATCCTGGCGGCACGCCACGTGCCCGCGCTCTCCCTCGTCCCGGCACTGGAGGTGCTGGGCGAGGAGCTCAGGGACTTCCCCCGGGCCACCCGCCACCTCCGCCTCGCGGCCGGCCGCCTCCGTCCGAACACCCCCCACGGGAAGCACGCATGA
- a CDS encoding NADPH-dependent FMN reductase → MSTRIVALVGSLRSGSHNRQLAEAAVKLAPEGVEVVIQDEIADLPFYNEDIDVEGKLPAVAAKLRETANSADAFLLFSPEYNGTIPAVLKNAIDWYSRPFGAGSFTGKPVAVVGTAYGQFGGVWAQDDARKAVGIAGGSVLEEVKLSVPGSVVRFAETHPADDEEVAQQLTAVLAELAKAATAEPQAV, encoded by the coding sequence ATGTCCACTCGCATCGTCGCTCTCGTCGGCAGCCTCCGCTCCGGCTCCCACAACCGCCAGCTGGCCGAGGCCGCCGTGAAGCTCGCCCCCGAGGGCGTGGAGGTCGTGATCCAGGACGAGATCGCCGACCTGCCCTTCTACAACGAGGACATCGACGTCGAGGGCAAGCTTCCGGCCGTCGCCGCGAAGCTCCGCGAGACCGCCAACAGCGCCGACGCGTTCCTCCTCTTCTCCCCCGAGTACAACGGCACCATCCCGGCCGTCCTGAAGAACGCGATCGACTGGTACTCCCGCCCGTTCGGCGCCGGCTCCTTCACCGGCAAGCCGGTCGCCGTCGTCGGCACCGCGTACGGCCAGTTCGGTGGCGTGTGGGCCCAGGACGACGCCCGCAAGGCCGTCGGCATCGCCGGTGGTTCCGTGCTGGAAGAGGTCAAGCTCTCCGTGCCCGGCTCGGTCGTCCGTTTCGCCGAGACCCACCCGGCGGACGACGAAGAGGTCGCGCAGCAGCTGACCGCCGTCCTGGCCGAGCTGGCGAAGGCGGCCACCGCCGAGCCGCAGGCCGTCTGA
- a CDS encoding STAS domain-containing protein: protein MTGRKRPDRGTAFLVRTDGFALVRVRGDADENSGAPELAEALGAALRMGKERTVVDLSETEFADSAVLHTLLDARARHERAGVGLVLAGPFRTAVRRLFEVTGTAGAFTMATSVEEAATC from the coding sequence ATGACCGGACGGAAGAGACCGGACAGGGGGACGGCGTTCCTGGTCCGGACGGACGGGTTCGCGCTCGTCCGGGTACGCGGCGACGCCGACGAGAATTCCGGGGCGCCCGAGTTGGCCGAGGCTCTCGGGGCGGCGTTGCGGATGGGGAAAGAACGTACTGTGGTGGACCTGTCGGAGACGGAATTCGCGGACTCCGCGGTACTGCACACCCTGCTCGACGCACGTGCGCGCCATGAGCGCGCCGGCGTCGGACTGGTGCTCGCGGGCCCTTTCCGCACCGCCGTACGTCGCTTGTTCGAGGTCACCGGCACGGCCGGCGCCTTCACCATGGCCACGAGCGTGGAAGAGGCGGCCACATGCTGA
- a CDS encoding PP2C family protein-serine/threonine phosphatase produces the protein MTSAHRAPAARASTQVEPVWDTAPCPALVVGPRGAVERTNDAAAALFPEARPGTPLTDAVPSWLADAHRVRRAGEGPATAAGPVGDRSFEAHPAGQEDGGVVWWLVDDTDRRRATEALRGERARTAFLTEASNRLLSSLNLDKCAEVTAQLAAAHLADAALVVAPSTGGTLIARCSGDGTPTLTREHVDPDAVPGLAEALQGFPPVPSRWMDPGLAPSWVVPQDMDDVGSIVVTPLPGHGVPAGALILLRRGEHHAFSRNEETFARLFAARAGAAMSAARMYAEQASITETLMRELLPPVLHQVSGVEFAGGYRASRDTERVGGDFYDVHPAAVEGEPSLAVLGDVCGKGLNAAVLTGKIRNTLHALLPMADDHQRMIDLLNGALLNSHHARFATLVLASAVRESASVRLRLTSAGHAAPLIVRADGTVEEAATRGTLVGALPQARAETVEAVLAPGESCVLFTDGITEARGGPLGDSLFGEERLRSALSRCGGMPAEAVVEHIQMLAAQWVGGGRHDDMAVVVIAAPRTHHLSAVDGHTRGRFTA, from the coding sequence GTGACTTCCGCACACCGGGCGCCTGCCGCCCGTGCGAGCACTCAGGTCGAACCGGTCTGGGACACCGCTCCCTGCCCCGCCCTGGTCGTGGGGCCGAGGGGCGCCGTCGAACGGACCAATGACGCCGCGGCCGCCCTCTTCCCCGAGGCCCGCCCCGGCACACCCCTGACGGACGCCGTCCCGTCCTGGCTGGCGGACGCGCACCGGGTGCGCCGGGCCGGAGAGGGCCCGGCCACGGCCGCCGGCCCCGTCGGCGACCGCAGCTTCGAGGCACACCCGGCCGGTCAGGAGGACGGCGGCGTGGTGTGGTGGCTGGTGGACGACACCGACCGGCGGCGCGCCACCGAGGCGTTGCGCGGGGAACGCGCACGCACCGCCTTCCTGACCGAGGCGTCGAACCGGCTGCTGTCCTCGCTCAATCTCGACAAGTGCGCCGAGGTGACGGCCCAGTTGGCCGCCGCGCACCTCGCGGACGCCGCCCTGGTGGTCGCCCCGTCCACCGGTGGCACGCTGATCGCCCGGTGCAGCGGCGACGGCACCCCGACACTCACCCGGGAACACGTCGACCCCGACGCGGTGCCCGGCCTCGCCGAGGCGCTCCAGGGGTTCCCGCCCGTGCCGTCGCGGTGGATGGACCCGGGCCTCGCCCCGTCGTGGGTGGTGCCGCAGGACATGGACGACGTGGGTTCCATCGTGGTCACCCCGCTGCCCGGCCACGGCGTCCCGGCCGGCGCGCTCATCCTGCTCCGCCGGGGCGAGCACCACGCGTTCAGCCGGAACGAGGAGACCTTCGCCCGGCTGTTCGCCGCCCGTGCGGGCGCGGCGATGTCCGCCGCGCGCATGTACGCCGAGCAGGCGTCGATCACCGAGACGCTGATGCGCGAACTCCTGCCCCCGGTCCTCCACCAGGTCTCCGGAGTGGAGTTCGCCGGCGGGTACCGCGCCTCGCGCGACACCGAACGGGTGGGCGGCGACTTCTACGACGTGCACCCCGCGGCGGTCGAGGGCGAGCCCTCCCTCGCCGTGCTCGGGGACGTGTGCGGCAAGGGCCTGAACGCCGCCGTGCTCACCGGGAAGATCCGCAACACCCTGCACGCGCTGCTGCCGATGGCCGACGACCACCAGCGGATGATCGACCTCCTCAACGGCGCGCTCCTCAACTCCCACCACGCCCGGTTCGCCACCCTCGTACTCGCCTCCGCGGTACGCGAGTCCGCCTCGGTGCGGCTGCGGCTGACCAGCGCCGGGCACGCCGCACCGCTGATCGTCCGCGCGGACGGGACGGTGGAGGAGGCCGCCACCCGGGGCACCCTGGTGGGCGCCCTCCCGCAGGCCAGGGCCGAGACGGTGGAGGCCGTCCTCGCCCCGGGGGAGAGCTGCGTGCTGTTCACCGACGGGATCACCGAGGCCCGGGGCGGGCCTCTCGGGGACTCCCTCTTCGGCGAGGAGCGGCTGCGGAGCGCGCTGTCCCGCTGCGGAGGGATGCCCGCCGAGGCCGTCGTCGAGCACATCCAGATGCTCGCGGCCCAGTGGGTCGGTGGGGGACGCCACGACGACATGGCCGTCGTGGTCATCGCCGCCCCGCGCACCCACCACCTCAGCGCGGTGGACGGCCACACCCGGGGCAGGTTCACCGCATGA
- a CDS encoding MarR family winged helix-turn-helix transcriptional regulator, which yields MTSDAEVAPPGHDDVASAAGDIVELLDLLWERTRDRGWAAPASLAQLRLMYAVDREDGIRMRALGAVLNVSAPSLSRLCDRLQSVGFVERRPSPDSGREVTLSLTTRGHAHLAEVRRKRGEVLTTAIDSMPAGQRAELAQGLTGLRDALGGRPVAHRMFAGPVVRGPAD from the coding sequence ATGACGTCCGACGCCGAGGTCGCGCCTCCGGGCCACGACGACGTGGCGTCGGCGGCGGGCGACATCGTGGAACTGCTCGACCTGCTGTGGGAACGGACCCGCGACCGGGGCTGGGCGGCCCCCGCGTCCCTGGCCCAGCTCCGCCTGATGTACGCCGTCGACCGCGAGGACGGCATCAGGATGCGGGCGCTCGGCGCCGTACTGAACGTGTCCGCGCCCTCGCTCAGCCGACTGTGCGACCGGCTCCAGTCCGTGGGCTTCGTCGAGCGGCGGCCCAGCCCCGACAGCGGACGCGAGGTGACGTTGAGTCTGACGACGCGGGGGCACGCGCACCTCGCCGAGGTGCGCAGGAAGCGGGGCGAGGTGCTGACCACCGCGATCGACAGCATGCCCGCCGGGCAGCGCGCGGAGCTGGCCCAGGGACTTACCGGGCTGCGGGACGCGCTGGGCGGCCGCCCGGTGGCTCATCGGATGTTCGCCGGGCCCGTTGTGCGTGGCCCGGCGGACTGA
- a CDS encoding bifunctional polysaccharide deacetylase/glycosyltransferase family 2 protein, whose protein sequence is MERVRRQAVPRPRAVLALLLLLGLVSTLLLDGYLRSEVGGDQRVRSGAASDEVPQSVLEGGPFLSFRDGEARSESVPDKTIVLTFDDGPDPEWTEQVLDVLDANDVPGTFFLVGSMIARHPGVVRTMVADGDEVGIHTFTHVDLSYQSAGRVKREIAQTQLALAGAAGITTNLFRAPYSSTPDAVDNYSWPVYEKLGALGYTSVFVDTDSEDWKTPGVDAIVRGATPASGKGASVLFHDAGGDRSQTLKALPAYIKKMKAAGYTFTTVSGAQQRAAQASGTTAAAPPGGSAGTSGPAAQAAHHPADAASVWEGRGLLAAVAVAEWTVPALATLLAVVGVAVLARFGLMFLLAGRHYRRRNRRRFSWGPEVVRTVSVVVPAYNEKECIAGTLTSLAASTHPIEIVVVDDGSTDGTAEIAESLGLPQVRVVRQENAGKSAALNNGVRAARHDLVVMMDGDTVFEPDTVARLVQPFADPGVGAVAGNAKVGNRSTLIGAWQHIEYVMGFNLDRRMYDLLGCMPTIPGAIGAFRREAVLQAGGMSEDTLAEDTDITIALHRAGWRVVYAEHARAWTEAPSSFGQLWRQRYRWSYGTMQALWKHRRSVTDRGPSGRFGRIGMPLVVLFQILTPLLAPLIDVFTLYAMLFVDFTGSALAWLAVLGVQLACAAYAFRLDREKYRYLLMLPLQQLAYRQMMYLVLIHSALTALTGGRLRWQKLKRTGAVGVPGAPTEAGR, encoded by the coding sequence ATGGAACGCGTCCGCCGGCAGGCCGTCCCCCGCCCCCGCGCGGTGCTGGCACTCCTGCTGCTGCTCGGGCTGGTGAGCACCCTCCTGCTGGACGGTTATCTGCGCTCCGAGGTCGGCGGCGACCAGCGGGTGCGCTCGGGCGCCGCCTCGGACGAGGTGCCGCAGAGCGTGCTGGAGGGCGGCCCCTTCCTGAGCTTCCGGGACGGCGAAGCGCGCTCGGAGTCCGTACCGGACAAGACGATCGTGCTGACCTTCGACGACGGGCCCGACCCCGAGTGGACCGAGCAGGTGCTCGACGTCCTCGACGCCAACGACGTGCCCGGCACGTTTTTCCTGGTCGGTTCCATGATCGCGCGCCATCCGGGCGTGGTGCGCACGATGGTCGCGGACGGGGACGAGGTGGGCATCCACACCTTCACGCACGTCGACCTCTCCTACCAAAGCGCGGGGCGCGTGAAGCGCGAGATCGCCCAGACGCAGCTCGCGCTGGCCGGGGCCGCGGGCATCACCACCAACCTGTTCCGCGCCCCCTACTCCTCCACTCCGGACGCCGTCGACAACTACAGCTGGCCGGTGTACGAGAAGCTGGGGGCGCTGGGGTACACCAGCGTCTTCGTCGACACCGACAGCGAGGACTGGAAGACGCCCGGCGTCGACGCGATCGTGCGGGGCGCCACCCCGGCGAGCGGCAAGGGCGCCTCGGTCCTCTTCCACGACGCCGGCGGCGACCGCTCGCAGACCCTGAAGGCGCTGCCCGCGTACATCAAGAAGATGAAGGCCGCCGGGTACACGTTCACCACGGTCAGCGGCGCCCAGCAGCGGGCCGCGCAAGCTTCCGGCACGACAGCGGCAGCACCGCCCGGCGGCTCCGCCGGCACGTCCGGCCCGGCCGCACAGGCCGCGCACCACCCCGCCGACGCCGCCTCCGTCTGGGAGGGACGCGGGCTGCTCGCGGCCGTAGCCGTGGCGGAGTGGACCGTACCGGCGCTGGCGACCCTTCTCGCGGTGGTCGGTGTCGCCGTCCTCGCCCGGTTCGGCCTCATGTTCCTCCTCGCCGGGCGCCACTACCGGCGGCGGAACCGGAGGCGGTTCTCCTGGGGGCCGGAGGTCGTCCGGACCGTGAGCGTCGTCGTGCCCGCCTACAACGAGAAGGAGTGCATCGCCGGCACGCTCACCTCACTGGCGGCGAGCACCCATCCGATCGAGATCGTCGTGGTCGACGACGGATCGACGGACGGGACGGCGGAGATAGCCGAGTCGCTCGGGCTGCCGCAGGTACGGGTGGTCCGCCAGGAGAACGCCGGCAAGTCCGCGGCGCTCAACAACGGTGTCCGCGCGGCCCGTCACGACCTGGTCGTGATGATGGACGGCGACACCGTCTTCGAACCCGACACCGTGGCACGGCTGGTCCAGCCGTTCGCCGACCCCGGGGTCGGAGCGGTGGCCGGCAACGCCAAGGTCGGCAACCGCTCCACCCTGATCGGGGCGTGGCAGCACATCGAGTACGTCATGGGCTTCAACCTCGACCGGCGCATGTACGACCTGCTCGGCTGCATGCCCACCATCCCGGGCGCGATCGGTGCGTTCCGCCGCGAGGCGGTACTCCAGGCCGGCGGGATGAGCGAGGACACGCTCGCCGAGGACACGGACATCACGATCGCTCTGCACCGGGCGGGATGGCGGGTCGTCTACGCCGAGCACGCCCGGGCGTGGACCGAAGCACCCTCCTCCTTCGGCCAGTTGTGGCGCCAGCGCTACCGCTGGAGCTACGGCACCATGCAGGCGCTCTGGAAGCACCGCCGCTCGGTCACCGACCGGGGGCCGTCCGGCCGGTTCGGCCGGATCGGGATGCCGCTGGTGGTGCTCTTCCAGATCCTGACCCCGCTCCTCGCCCCGCTCATCGACGTGTTCACGCTCTACGCGATGCTCTTCGTCGACTTCACGGGCTCAGCTCTGGCGTGGCTGGCCGTACTCGGCGTCCAACTGGCCTGCGCGGCCTACGCGTTCCGGCTGGACCGGGAGAAGTACCGCTACCTGCTGATGCTGCCGCTCCAGCAGCTCGCCTACCGGCAGATGATGTACCTGGTGCTGATCCACTCCGCCCTGACCGCGCTCACCGGCGGCCGGCTGCGCTGGCAGAAGCTGAAACGCACCGGCGCGGTGGGCGTCCCGGGCGCCCCCACGGAGGCGGGCCGGTGA
- a CDS encoding chitinase, with product MRGTPSVRGASRRVGPALAGLAALALACGGCATGTVADQSGNAPAPPSGSADAAEGPAYTPYVSATTASDTDRAGSPDTYNLAFVVADGGCTPSWGGSAAADDAAVVARVAALTASGADVRVSFGGAAGTELARACDSAQDLADTYAKVLDAVGADKADFDIEGAALTDRASVVRRDRAIRLLQKSRDLDVTYTLPVMPDGLEASGLALLDDAVTEGVALSAVDIMAMNYSTSHDGDMGEYAEQAARAAHSQLAKALDLGSAQAWDALHLTVMAGVNDVAGETFTLADAASLRTFAEERGVGGLSLWATFRDRACAGGGTTVADDSCSGVEQEDGAFGAALGR from the coding sequence ATGCGTGGAACACCATCCGTGCGCGGAGCGTCGAGACGCGTCGGCCCGGCGCTCGCCGGACTGGCCGCGCTCGCGCTGGCCTGCGGTGGGTGCGCCACCGGTACGGTCGCCGACCAGAGCGGCAACGCGCCGGCGCCGCCCAGCGGTTCGGCGGACGCCGCCGAGGGGCCCGCGTACACCCCGTACGTCAGCGCCACCACGGCCTCGGACACCGACCGGGCGGGTTCACCCGACACGTACAACCTGGCCTTCGTCGTCGCGGACGGCGGCTGCACACCGAGCTGGGGCGGCAGCGCGGCGGCCGACGACGCGGCGGTGGTCGCACGGGTCGCCGCGCTCACGGCCTCCGGGGCGGACGTGCGGGTCTCCTTCGGCGGCGCCGCCGGTACCGAGCTGGCGCGCGCCTGCGACAGTGCGCAGGACCTCGCGGACACGTACGCGAAGGTGCTGGACGCGGTCGGCGCGGACAAGGCGGACTTCGACATCGAGGGGGCCGCGCTCACCGACCGGGCGTCCGTGGTGCGCCGGGACCGGGCGATCCGGCTGCTCCAGAAATCCCGGGACCTGGACGTCACGTACACCCTGCCGGTCATGCCGGACGGCCTGGAGGCGAGCGGGCTGGCGCTGCTGGACGACGCGGTCACCGAGGGTGTCGCGCTCTCGGCGGTCGACATCATGGCGATGAACTACAGCACGTCCCACGACGGGGACATGGGGGAGTACGCGGAGCAGGCGGCCCGCGCCGCGCACAGCCAGCTCGCGAAGGCGCTGGACCTCGGGTCCGCGCAGGCGTGGGACGCCCTGCACCTCACCGTGATGGCCGGGGTCAACGACGTGGCGGGGGAGACCTTCACCCTGGCCGACGCGGCCTCGCTGCGGACCTTCGCCGAGGAGCGGGGAGTGGGCGGGCTCTCGCTGTGGGCCACCTTCCGCGACCGGGCGTGCGCCGGGGGCGGTACGACCGTGGCGGACGACTCCTGCAGCGGCGTCGAGCAGGAGGACGGGGCGTTCGGCGCGGCCCTGGGGCGCTGA
- a CDS encoding STAS domain-containing protein, with product MTTTPSDAFRLSTRYDAQGAVLVELCGDLDHTRADTLLDTVTEQLAGHPDIRELRLECAPLETVDSSGLAALIMIRRRADRAGVRLVLDGRRAALDRLLEVTGTLEYLTTTPMDAERPSGQSMRTTSTSAHEAPSAIEGVRHRSARPTGPDGTA from the coding sequence ATGACGACCACCCCCTCCGACGCCTTCCGGCTCAGCACGCGGTACGACGCACAGGGCGCGGTCCTGGTGGAGTTGTGCGGAGACCTCGACCACACCCGTGCCGACACGCTGCTCGACACCGTGACGGAGCAGCTGGCCGGGCACCCGGACATACGCGAACTCCGGCTCGAATGCGCCCCGTTGGAAACGGTCGACTCCTCCGGGCTGGCCGCGCTGATCATGATCCGCAGACGGGCCGACCGGGCGGGCGTCCGTCTGGTGCTGGACGGGCGCCGAGCCGCGCTCGACCGGCTGCTGGAGGTCACGGGTACGCTGGAGTACCTCACCACGACCCCCATGGACGCGGAGCGTCCCTCGGGGCAGAGCATGCGGACCACGTCCACGTCCGCGCACGAGGCCCCCTCCGCCATCGAGGGCGTACGACACCGCTCGGCCCGTCCCACCGGCCCGGACGGCACAGCCTGA
- a CDS encoding STAS domain-containing protein produces the protein MSWDESATVRVARAPDVFVIGVTGAVDQAERDLLSAAWEEATEADLPATVVDLSGVTFGDSGLLNELLMAERGHRLRGRAFIIAGPLRPQVRRLFTVTGTLDHFVVVGTAGDAPEHRAS, from the coding sequence ATGAGCTGGGACGAGAGTGCCACCGTGCGGGTGGCGAGAGCGCCGGACGTGTTCGTGATCGGTGTCACCGGCGCGGTCGACCAGGCGGAGCGCGATCTCCTCTCCGCCGCCTGGGAGGAGGCCACGGAGGCCGACCTGCCCGCCACGGTGGTCGACCTGTCCGGTGTCACCTTCGGGGACAGCGGCCTGCTCAACGAATTGCTGATGGCGGAGCGCGGACACCGGCTCCGGGGGCGGGCGTTCATCATCGCCGGGCCGCTCCGCCCACAGGTGCGGCGCCTGTTCACCGTCACGGGGACGCTGGACCACTTCGTCGTCGTGGGCACCGCCGGGGACGCCCCCGAGCACCGCGCGAGCTGA
- a CDS encoding ATP-binding protein, translating into MSREHPVGRDEGGPVGTGLPLPGDAAAARAIVRELLDEQFCTLGGMDPDDVVISDALLVTSELVTNAIRHGGGLTGFSARLSGEGLLLDVADASPAEPRTVVAAPDTVRVGGYGWPLVRRLSKRVTITRQACGKRISVLITLF; encoded by the coding sequence GTGAGCAGGGAACATCCGGTGGGCCGCGACGAGGGCGGACCCGTCGGTACGGGGCTCCCCCTGCCCGGCGACGCCGCCGCCGCGCGCGCCATCGTGCGCGAGTTGCTGGACGAGCAGTTCTGCACCCTGGGAGGCATGGACCCGGACGACGTGGTCATCTCGGACGCGCTGCTGGTGACGTCGGAGCTCGTCACGAACGCCATCCGCCACGGGGGCGGGCTCACCGGGTTCAGTGCCCGGCTCAGCGGTGAGGGGCTGCTGCTGGACGTGGCGGACGCCAGTCCCGCGGAGCCGCGGACCGTGGTCGCGGCTCCCGACACCGTACGGGTCGGGGGCTACGGGTGGCCGCTGGTGCGGCGCCTCTCGAAGCGGGTCACGATCACCAGGCAGGCGTGCGGCAAGCGGATCAGCGTGCTCATCACCCTGTTCTGA
- a CDS encoding TetR/AcrR family transcriptional regulator, which produces MTAQIGADEASSARPVTLLPLAGHEPQERADAARNRIRLLEAASRLVREVGAENVTMEAVATAAHVGKGTVFRRFGDRVGLMNALIDHAEKEFQNAVICGPPPLGPGAPPLERLEAFGVHTIRHMTKYVDLYVEADNCPTRRYSAPARTVRACHVTDLLRRTGVRGDLEMLTQVLLAYLDPSFLNHHRNGRCFSAERVEDGWKDLVARVTHRC; this is translated from the coding sequence ATGACCGCGCAGATCGGAGCCGACGAGGCTTCTTCCGCCCGCCCTGTCACGCTGTTGCCCCTGGCCGGTCATGAGCCCCAGGAGCGAGCCGACGCCGCCCGCAACCGTATCCGCCTGCTGGAAGCCGCATCGCGACTGGTCCGGGAGGTGGGGGCTGAGAACGTCACGATGGAAGCGGTCGCCACCGCGGCCCACGTCGGCAAGGGCACCGTCTTCCGGCGCTTCGGCGACCGGGTCGGCCTGATGAACGCGCTCATCGACCACGCCGAGAAGGAATTCCAGAACGCGGTCATCTGCGGACCGCCGCCGCTGGGCCCCGGCGCGCCCCCGCTGGAGCGGCTGGAAGCCTTCGGCGTCCACACCATCCGCCACATGACGAAGTACGTCGACCTGTACGTCGAGGCGGACAACTGTCCGACCCGCCGCTACAGCGCGCCCGCCCGCACGGTGCGTGCCTGCCACGTCACCGACCTGCTCCGGCGGACCGGTGTGAGAGGCGACCTGGAGATGCTGACCCAGGTGCTGCTCGCCTACCTGGACCCCTCGTTCCTCAATCACCACCGCAACGGCCGATGTTTCTCGGCCGAGCGTGTCGAGGACGGCTGGAAGGACCTGGTGGCCCGGGTCACGCACCGCTGCTGA